The proteins below are encoded in one region of Synchiropus splendidus isolate RoL2022-P1 chromosome 13, RoL_Sspl_1.0, whole genome shotgun sequence:
- the pcmtd1 gene encoding protein-L-isoaspartate O-methyltransferase domain-containing protein 1, with translation MGGAVSVGEDNDDLIDKLKEAHYIRSQTVEQAFRAIDRADYYVEGYKENAYKDMAWKHGHIHLSAPCIYSEVMEALQLQPGLSFLNLGSGTGYLSTMVGLIIGPCGVNHGVELHQEVVDYARDRLDDFIRKSESFDKFEFCEPVFVVGNCLEISTDSHQYDRVYCGAGVKKFQEHYMKVLLKVGGVLVMPLEDQLTQITRTGQSTWEKKNILEVSFAPLVQQNKAEGQKSEVVYLPPVAVRSLQDLSRLCIRRTLRNLAGGEGQEKEVVERVPQKRKRGNCRQRCINSYGLVENQFIRQVVDCEEAEASEEQLKKGEDVDVEEEEEEDRDISEVKIIKQVNMLRDQIMSLPLPLSLQAYLLHYREK, from the exons ATGGGGGGAGCAGTGAGCGTCGGGGAGGACAACGACGACCTCATTGATAAACTGAAGGAGGCCCATTACATCCGCTCCCAGACGGTGGAACAGGCTTTTCGGGCCATTGATCGAGCAGACTATTACGTGGAGGGCTACAAGGAGAACGCTTACAAAGACATGGCGTGGAAGCACGGCCACATCCACCTCTCTGCACCGTGCATCTACTCTGAAGTGATGGAGGCCCTTCAGCTGCAGCCTGGACTTTCCTTTCTCAACCTGGGCAGCGGCACCGGCTACCTGAGCACCATGGTGGGTCTCATCATCG gcCCGTGTGGCGTGAACCACGGCGTGGAGCTCCACCAGGAGGTGGTGGACTACGCTCGCGACAGGCTGGATGACTTCATCAGGAAGAGCGAGAGCTTTGACAA GTTTGAGTTCTGTGAGCCGGTGTTTGTGGTGGGAAACTGCCTGGAGATCTCCACGGACAGCCACCAGTACGACCGAGTTTACTGCGGTGCTGGAGTGAAGAAGTTTCAGGAGCATTACATGAAAGTGCTGCTGAAAGTGGGAGGCGTCCTGGTGATGCCCCTGGAGGACCAG CTGACCCAGATCACCAGGACCGGCCAGTCCACatgggagaagaaaaacatcctGGAGGTGTCCTTCGCACCGCTGGTCCAGCAGAACAAGGCCGAGGGGCAGAAGTCTGAGGTGGTCTACCTGC CCCCCGTGGCCGTGCGCAGCCTGCAGGATCTGTCCCGCCTCTGCATTCGCCGCACCTTGCGGAATTTGGCCGGCGGCGAGGGTCAGGAGAAGGAAGTGGTTGAGAGAGTCCCGCAGAAGCGCAAGCGAGGGAACTGCAGGCAGCGCTGCATCAACAGCTACGGCTTGGTGGAGAACCAGTTCATCAGACAAGTGGTGGACTGTGAGGAGGCGGAGGCCAGCgaggagcagctgaagaagGGGGAAGACGTggacgtggaggaggaggaggaggaggacagagacaTTAGTGAGGTGAAGATCATCAAGCAAGTCAACATGTTGAGGGACCAGATCATGTCCTTGCCCCTGCCGCTCTCGCTGCAAGCCTACCTGCTGCACTACCGGGAGAAATGA